Part of the Thunnus maccoyii chromosome 17, fThuMac1.1, whole genome shotgun sequence genome, TGCTGCGATACTTTTGctaatacatccatgctttGGCTTTTAAAGGTCAATAGTCTGCTTCAATTGTAACATCACTACATTGTGGTACTGCtagttttacttaaataaaggacCTGAgctcttccaccactgactgttgcgtgtgttttgtttttatgatgtgtttCAGCGATGGCCCAGTTTCAGGAAGTATCAAGACAGTCCAGCCTGCACCCTAAGCCTGCAGGGTTGGTTTTGCAGTATGGCACCGCTGGTTTCAGGACTAACGCCAAACAGCTGGACCACATCATGTTCAGGATGGGACTGCTGGCAACACTCCGCTCCAAAAAGACAAAAGCCACCATCGGAGTTATGGTCACTGCATCTCACAACCCAGAGGTGTGAGAGTAATACTAacttctccttctgtctcacCTATGATGGTCTATGATACATATTATAATAAGACATatttttgatttcatgatgaACCTTTCCAATTAAAATCTTTTGGCCTCATGATGTTTAAAATAGGCAGGATTCACCTCTAGCTGTCTAATCTTATGTGTCTTTCCTCCTCCAGGTAATTTTACATGATCCTGCCAGTTTAGACTGTCATCATGTAATACTCAGACTCTAccttttcctgtctctctcttttatttttggacttGTGTAGGAGGACAACGGGGTGAAGCTCATTGACCCCATGGGGGAGATGGTGACACCGGCATGGGAGGGCTACGCCACCCAGCTGGCCAACGCAGAGCAGGAAGAATTGCTTACTGCTCTGAAGGACGTTATAGAGAAGGAGGCCATAAACATGAGCCAGGAAGCGAACGTGTTTGTAGGCAAAGACACCAGGTAATATGATGATTActaatttttttctaatttaattgATATACACAAATGACATTCAGCTAATGggtaaaactaaaaaaaacaccaggtaaactttttaaaaatgttgttgtacTGGCTCTCCTAAACTTGAATGCTCTTCTTGACTAACTTGACTTTTGAATCTAGCggaaatatagatttttttttgccataacaGGCTGTTAAACCTACAGATTTTTCTCTCTTGGCATATGTCCTTATGATTAACTATGATGTGTATTCTCTAACAACAGGAGCAGCAGCGCCAGCCTTTCACAAGCAGTACTGGATGGAGTATCTGCTCTCAGTGGTCACAGCAAAGGTTTGGTTTATTAAACTGAGTGTATCCTCTaaattttgttgtttgcttgtctagttttattaatttctcaGTTGCTCTCTTCTCACTATTTACTTGTCTTTTCATTCAATCAGACTATGGATTGGTAACCACCCCACAGCTCCACTTCATGGTCTGTTGTCAGAACACTCTGGGCAAATATGGAGAGGCCACAGTGGACGGATACTACAACAAACTCTGCCAAGCTTTCATTCAGCTCACCAAGAGTGTAAGAAATCATGGCGTGTCATTATTGTTTTCTTGTGCCTTcaatcatgtactgtatgtttgtgtgggcgtgtgtgtgtttttggaatTTATCCATCCACCAAGCAATCActtcttcctttctcctttcaTCCGTCTTTTGCTCTCTGGTAGGCGTCCAACCGTACAGACGACCAGAAGCACCTCTGTGTGGACGGTGCTAATGGCATCGGGGCTCTGAAGGTGCGTGAGATGGAGAGACACCTAAAGACGGAGCTGCAAATTTCCCTCTTCAACGACGGCAGCAAAGGGAAGCTAAATCACGAGTGTGGTGCCGACTTTGTCAAAGTGCAGCAGAAACCTCCAACAGGTGGGAGCGAGCTTTTTAGACACGTGTAGAGTAAGTTTTTGATAAGCAGGTGCAGATGGAGGTGAACAATGTGTTAAAGTAGGTTTTTATCACCAACATCCTTTATGTGCTGACTAAGTATGGACTCATAAACAAACTACCAACAACAGCAAATATGATAACTGTTTGTGTGgttttcttatttaaaatcATAGATGCAGTACTTGACCACAAGTAATAATTTTTTTTGGCGTTTTACTAATGTTTGTACAGTGACGTTAAACTTTTACAAATCCATCAACACCAGTGGTAACAGTTGAAGCCTCAGTCATAatttctgtgtctctgtaattgtaatttttgaaacatttttcagataaatgtATAAAGTATGTCCAGGggaaattttgaaattaaaaagagAGATGGTGTTTTTAGTTATCACTTCAAtaatttatctctctctctcccccctcctccttctgtctgtgtgaAGGCATTAAGACAAACGCAGGTGAGCGATGCTGCTCATTTGACGGTGATGCTGACCGAATAATTTATTACTACACCGACTCTGAAGGACGATTTCACTTGCTGGATGGAGACAAGATCGCCACACTCATCAGCACTTTCCTTAAAGAGACGCTCACAGAGGTGCACACTCTCACGTACCAACATGTAAACAATGAataggcacatacacacaaatactaaATTGTGTTTGTGCTCATACAGGCGGGCCTAGACTTGAAGATAGCAGTGGTGCAAACCGCTTATGCTAACGGAAGCTCGACACACTATCTGGAGGACACTATGAAagtgagcaaacacacacaaacctgtatctttatatttattgaaagaAGTCAGTGCTAACATACCTTCATGTGTCTTAGGTAATAGTGAGGTGCACTAAGACTGGAGTGAAGCACCTGCATCATGCAGCGCAGGAGTTTGACACTGGTGTCTACTTCGAGGCAAATGGCCACGGGACTGTGAGTAAACAGACACACTCAGACAAATGATGTCAAGCACCTATCATCACCATTCTAGCACCAAAACAATAGCCCTTTCTTTCTGTGTCTAAGCTGCGGTACAGTGTGTCTGTTgtcattattaaattattaattaagttTTAACATTACAGCGTGTGATTGCGTGTTTGTGTTGTGGTCAGGTGTTGTTCAGCAAGGCGGCTGAAGAGAAGATCCAACAGCTGGCTGAAAATCCCAACACCGATGACAAGAGGAAGAGAGCAGCTCTCCTGCTGCAGAACACGATTAATGTCATCAACCAggtaaacacactcacacactcacgcacacatcGAACCAAGGTatgaaaagaagcaaaatcaTGTAAAGACTGTGTCTCTTTGTTATGCTGagtaatattttgtgtttttatcttccAAAGACTGTAGGTGATGCAATTTCTGACATGCTGCTGATTGAGGCTATATTAGCCATCAAAGGTATGACTGTCCAGCAGTGGGATGCCATCTACAGTGACCTGCCAAATAGGCAGCTTAAAGTCAAGGTACATACACATTTATGgatcacttttttgtttttctttgcccttcacaacaaaacagcatCACTCAAAGTTCTAACAGCCTTAatagtcctttttttttttttacagaggaCGTTGAGAATTTCAGCTTGAATTCTTTGTAAAACTATTGCACTAAATTAATCAATCAGCTTTCTCTAACCTTGGATCAGAACTTCACATCCTGAAGAAATCCTTCTGAAACTGATACAGTGGCAGTTTTGAAATTATATCATTATAGCTTAATAAGGCCTCTTTCTCTGACTTTGATCAACAGCATATCTtacttaaaatattatttaagaTGAGTTCTCGAAATGTTCCAAACAAGTCCttaatagacaaaaaaaagtacTTAGCACTGAGTGCGATAACCTTCTTTCTTAGATCTAGTGCGGTTTCACTTCAGGGAACTGTAGGAGAGCAGATTTTGACAGCTTTTATGTGTGACTTTGAAGACTTTTATTGTACTGAACTTATCTGTACTCATCTTCAATGTCAACCGTGACTTTGTTCTGCAGGTGTCAGACCGCAGGGTGATCGACACAACAGATGCAGAGAGACGGGCAGTGAGCCCAGCAGGACTACAGGAGGCCATTGACAGCTTAGTGAAGAAATACAGACTGGCCCGCTCCTTTGTGAGACCCTCTGGTACAGAGGACGTGGTCAGAGTTTATGCCGAAGCAGAAACTCAGGTGAGgattcctcttcttctgtgttctGGAAAATTTTCTGTGCTCGGCCTTTATTCTCTGACATATGCAGCTATAACTGTGCAAAAAATACCTCTGAATAGAAGTTCGGTTGCTctcatattgtgttttttgtttcaggAGAGTGCTGATGCCCTGGCACATGAAGTCAGCCTTGCAGTATATCGCATGGCAGGTGGAGTGGGAGATGAACCCAGGCCGCTGCACTAGAAACACTTATGCACACAATGTTGACCCAtcaatatgtgattttttttaaaaatgcaattcCAGTTGATAACATCATTTTCTACAGTCataatatatcaaaatatcatGGTTTTTATTTTGGTAAGGTGCCAAATCATTTTGTACTGTTAATTGCACTTAGTTCTTCACTCcgatttctatttttctgtatttctatgTCAAGATATGGGGGGCACTGGAACACAATGAAAAggttttatgttacattaaGTAATGGTACTCTTGGCTTGTTATTGCATCTCAAACAGGCTGTCATGTGCCTAAAAATAATGAGTTAATTTGTAACATAAATAAGCTGCTATACTGGATACATATATCATAATTATTCATTTCCGTTTCTGGGAGGTTTTAATGTGGgtttcaataaacattttatcatactgtaaCTTCCTACTACAGTTAAAGTAAGgaattttcaaattaaaatggtGAAATTGAAGGTTTACATGAATGTTGGGTAGATTATTgaataaataatgcaaaaagagaaaacaacactTATGACTGCACGCATCTTTTGATTGAAATGAAAACCATAACCATGATtgcttgttgtttatttttcgTTACTTTGAAAGACACATTCCTGACACACAGGAGGAGTTAAAGAGTAGAGAGGCTGACAAAGAGTTAGGAGCAGGCAGAGCAGAGCGACGGGACACAGTGCTTATCTCTCTTAGTGAAAagtctcagtggaaaatgcaaaatTTCTTAAAATGGGTGTGTTATTTGTGTACAAGTTGGAAATTCCTCTCATTGCTGcacaatgtgttttttcttaaaatcaATATTGAATTCTAAGATTTAAAAGCACTGGAAAAAACCTaaataacatgacatgaaacatgtacagtatatagtcaGTAAGAGTCGCTCAGGTCTAATCTTCTATATCGTCAGCTGCTCCAGAAATGGTGATGGTGCGCTCCTGTGTGTTGCTCTCATAAGTGTCCTCTTCTGTCTTAACTGTTCTGGGAGGATGGGTAACAGGTAGAGAAATAAGATTAAGACAGATTACTGTATCGGTTGGCTACTAATATTCAACTGAAAAGTGTTACAAATAAGTTGTAATAGACATTCTCTACCTGATGAGCAGAGTCTTCCTCTCAGATGTCTCAGTTGCCTGCTTCTCTAAGTTACCATCTGTCTGGGTGTCTCCACTTGCACTTGGAGCTTTCTCTGCCCCTTTTCTGGCTGTGTCACCAACGGCGGAGACTGAAGCTGAAGCAGCATGCAGATTGACAGTGGAAGTCAGAGGCAGGGCTCCAGTCAAGGAAAGGTGAAGGACCGTGGTGCTCAGACGGCTGTCCTCTCCCTCGATCAGTTTCCTGCCAAATAAAGAGAAGCGAGTGAAGTTTAAAAGAATGTGGCatacaaaactaaaaatacCCTGTTTGCAGTCCCAGCTTATATTTTCTACTAAATGTAAAACAATCAGGATACCTTCTGGATATGGCATTATGATCTGCTTACAACCTGAGGCTGTGGTTTGTTTACCTGTAGGTGGTGATCTCCATCTCCAGAGCCATCTTGACATTCAGTAGGTCCTGGTATTCACGCAGCAACAGAGCAATCTTCTCCTTGGTCATCCTCAGATCCAGTTTAATCACGTCTATACGCTCCTGTAGCAATAGAATAAGTTTTAGgatgagaaaatgttcaaaaattaTCCTTTATATTCATTAAGAAAATGTGATATGCAACCTACTGTGAAAACTGAATTGCATCAGTGCAACACCACATCAAGTCAGTTTACTTGCCTCCAgatcttcctccttcttcttgtATTTCTCCACCATGTCATGGATCTGAGCTTTCAAATACTCACTCCTTGTCGTCAGTGTATCCAATTCGCGTTCCTTGTTGAGGATctacagacacatacagactcATTTTTAGGTTAGGAAGAGGTATTACTATCCATGAACGAGAACAGGAAATAATACTCACATCCTTCTTATAGGTTGCGATTTCCTCTCTCACACTGCGAACACTTTGGATGTGTTTGGTGGAGGCGTTGCTCAGGTCCTGAAACTTTGTCTTGTACCAAGTGTccatttcctgaagaaaaatagtttaataatcttATGTTAACTCCTTTGAGTAACTTTACGTATTCTTTCTTGCATGTTGTTTGTAgagattcaagattcaatacTTTGTTGCCATAAAACTTAGTTGTTAGGAATTTGCCTCATCGTGCTCATGACAGAACAACAATCACAGCATAACAGTTAAgacacataataataaaataaaaaacacataactcCCATCCCAtaaaacattacacacagtccAAGAGGAAAGTCTagtgcaaaaaataaaatgtcaggtGCTTTAAAATACAGTTAGTGTTTTGATTTCATAAAGTGCTGATGCAGAATTGGGGAACCATTTAGTAATTGAATGGTTCTGCAGTAAGTGCTGTTAAGGAAATGGGATGTCTCAGTTTTAATGGCCCAGAGCCTTTTTCCTGAGGGGAAAGTTATTAAGAGGGGGTTGGCAGGGTGCGCGGAGTCCTGTCGTCCTTTTAGACCTTTGCACTGTATGCGGGTCTCGTATATGTCAGAGATGGGAGTGAGTTTGCAGATGATGAATTTTGAGGCAGAGCAAACAGTTCTGTCTGGCTGCTTCCACTGCTGAGCTGTGGAGTTGCAATACCACAGAGATGTAGGAAAGGTGAGATCGCATCGCATTCCCTCACTGGACACCCTAAACTTTTTGAGCTGGTGCAGAAAAGTCTTTGGTGGACTTTCTTCATGATGCAGATCGAGTTGTCATCCCATTTTAGAGAGGAGAAGATTGTTGTTCCGAGAAACTTAAGGCATCAATGGTTCAAGATGTGTGAGCAAAGAAGAAGATTTGAAGTGAACATGATGTGGCTTCAAGGCTGTGCCATACCTGTAGGTTTTTGGCAGCGATGCTGTCGTACTGAGATTGGATCTGTttgagagaagaggagaggtcTGGGAGACCAAAGCTCAGGGCCACTTTGGAGTTTGCTGAATAGATCTCCTGCATCAGCTCCTCAATTTCCTTTCAGTGGATCACaaaccacagagagagaaagatgatgtTTTATACAACTTCAGTAATATGACTCAAAAGGTATAAAAGATGATTTTAAAACCACATGGGCACAGTATTTAACCTGGAATGGGGTTAAGTAACGGAAACGTTGCTTTATGTTGTTAGGAAAGGTTCACTTCACCAATCTGCACTAAAGGTTAATCACAGCTTTCCCCATTAGCTTCCTATGTGCCCTTCACACTATGCTGATAATTGCCATGTTTACAGTGTTACTCACTCTATCCATCAACAAGGTCTCGGTTTAAGTAAAACCTGTCATAACGATAATTACCAGCTCATTAAACcattaatgacaaaatgaatgGCATGCCAGCCACCAGCCACTGACTCATATACACAGTGTGCTGATGgtcagacaggtggacagacacacatgttACCTCCTTATGAACTCTCTGTAGGAAGGCCAGCTCAACCTCCAGGTTTTCCAGCTGCTTCTCCAGCGCAATCTGTACTGAAGTGGCTTTATCCACATCCTAGGACATAAGGTTTGGgttatgtgaaataaaaaataagccttCTCCTAAATTACAACTTTGGATAACTTTTTGATTCAAAGTTGGGAAAAGCTAGACTTTCCACTGAGCCTTACCGGACGGAGAGCCTCAATCTCCTGCTCCGTCTTCTTCCTCGCCTCAACAGCCTCATCATATTTGATCTTCAGCGTGTCCAACTGGCCCAACATAGCCTCCTTGGCTGCCAAAGACACATCCTGTATAGACCCGGTTGTTACAAGGAAAAATTAAGTCGATAATGGGGTGAAATGTTACCACAGAGACTGGCTTCTCAACTAGTCAGAACAACATGCCATGATCTAAATGTGTTGTAGTCATGATATACAGTCTTCCTCACCCTCTGGACTCTTATTTGCTCAGCATCCCTGTGGAGTTCCTTCAGCTGTGATTCGTATAGCTGCATGAGGCCTGATGGCCTGACATAGCGGCTCTTCAGGTCCTCAATCTCAGCCTCCAGTCGCTTGTTTTGTGACTCCAGTGTACGGACCTACAGGAGGAAAGATATAGGTCTACCTAATGATTACAAGTTCATGTCATTATGGGCTAAAGACCCAAAGAGGTCACAGTGGGAAAAGCCAAAAAAGGAGTCAGATTTCAAAGTTAGGATGtcaagtaatgaaaataatgatgattaATGTGATATTTAAGAAGTGATATATGACAgcaaatgtataaatgtgtgcctgtgtgtgtggttggggCTTCTTGCCTTTTCAATATACGCTGCCAGGCGGTCATTGAGAGCTACCATCTCCTGCCTCTCATTGGTTCGAGTCATCATAAAAGCCTGGTTCTCTGCTGCAGCCGCATCCAAGTCCAGCTTTGGCTCGAGCCCCATGGACATACCAACGCACAACGTTCCCATACTCACACTGCTGTAGACAGGACCGGAAAAGGATATTTAGACGataaattatt contains:
- the ngs gene encoding notochord granular surface isoform X2, translating into MSRSPERMSSYRRHFEGTLEALPAYQIRVSSPSPTRRETRRRSASFTRSDKTMGLRATSKSGMTSSVSMGTLCVGMSMGLEPKLDLDAAAAENQAFMMTRTNERQEMVALNDRLAAYIEKVRTLESQNKRLEAEIEDLKSRYVRPSGLMQLYESQLKELHRDAEQIRVQRDVSLAAKEAMLGQLDTLKIKYDEAVEARKKTEQEIEALRPDVDKATSVQIALEKQLENLEVELAFLQRVHKEEIEELMQEIYSANSKVALSFGLPDLSSSLKQIQSQYDSIAAKNLQEMDTWYKTKFQDLSNASTKHIQSVRSVREEIATYKKDILNKERELDTLTTRSEYLKAQIHDMVEKYKKKEEDLEERIDVIKLDLRMTKEKIALLLREYQDLLNVKMALEMEITTYRKLIEGEDSRLSTTVLHLSLTGALPLTSTVNLHAASASVSAVGDTARKGAEKAPSASGDTQTDGNLEKQATETSERKTLLIS
- the ngs gene encoding notochord granular surface isoform X3, which translates into the protein MYSVSMGTLCVGMSMGLEPKLDLDAAAAENQAFMMTRTNERQEMVALNDRLAAYIEKVRTLESQNKRLEAEIEDLKSRYVRPSGLMQLYESQLKELHRDAEQIRVQRDVSLAAKEAMLGQLDTLKIKYDEAVEARKKTEQEIEALRPDVDKATSVQIALEKQLENLEVELAFLQRVHKEEIEELMQEIYSANSKVALSFGLPDLSSSLKQIQSQYDSIAAKNLQEMDTWYKTKFQDLSNASTKHIQSVRSVREEIATYKKDILNKERELDTLTTRSEYLKAQIHDMVEKYKKKEEDLEERIDVIKLDLRMTKEKIALLLREYQDLLNVKMALEMEITTYRKLIEGEDSRLSTTVLHLSLTGALPLTSTVNLHAASASVSAVGDTARKGAEKAPSASGDTQTDGNLEKQATETSERKTLLIRTVKTEEDTYESNTQERTITISGAADDIED
- the ngs gene encoding notochord granular surface isoform X1 — encoded protein: MSRSPERMSSYRRHFEGTLEALPAYQIRVSSPSPTRRETRRRSASFTRSDKTMGLRATSKSGMTSSVSMGTLCVGMSMGLEPKLDLDAAAAENQAFMMTRTNERQEMVALNDRLAAYIEKVRTLESQNKRLEAEIEDLKSRYVRPSGLMQLYESQLKELHRDAEQIRVQRDVSLAAKEAMLGQLDTLKIKYDEAVEARKKTEQEIEALRPDVDKATSVQIALEKQLENLEVELAFLQRVHKEEIEELMQEIYSANSKVALSFGLPDLSSSLKQIQSQYDSIAAKNLQEMDTWYKTKFQDLSNASTKHIQSVRSVREEIATYKKDILNKERELDTLTTRSEYLKAQIHDMVEKYKKKEEDLEERIDVIKLDLRMTKEKIALLLREYQDLLNVKMALEMEITTYRKLIEGEDSRLSTTVLHLSLTGALPLTSTVNLHAASASVSAVGDTARKGAEKAPSASGDTQTDGNLEKQATETSERKTLLIRTVKTEEDTYESNTQERTITISGAADDIED
- the pgm3 gene encoding phosphoacetylglucosamine mutase; the encoded protein is MAQFQEVSRQSSLHPKPAGLVLQYGTAGFRTNAKQLDHIMFRMGLLATLRSKKTKATIGVMVTASHNPEEDNGVKLIDPMGEMVTPAWEGYATQLANAEQEELLTALKDVIEKEAINMSQEANVFVGKDTRSSSASLSQAVLDGVSALSGHSKDYGLVTTPQLHFMVCCQNTLGKYGEATVDGYYNKLCQAFIQLTKSASNRTDDQKHLCVDGANGIGALKVREMERHLKTELQISLFNDGSKGKLNHECGADFVKVQQKPPTGIKTNAGERCCSFDGDADRIIYYYTDSEGRFHLLDGDKIATLISTFLKETLTEAGLDLKIAVVQTAYANGSSTHYLEDTMKVIVRCTKTGVKHLHHAAQEFDTGVYFEANGHGTVLFSKAAEEKIQQLAENPNTDDKRKRAALLLQNTINVINQTVGDAISDMLLIEAILAIKGMTVQQWDAIYSDLPNRQLKVKVSDRRVIDTTDAERRAVSPAGLQEAIDSLVKKYRLARSFVRPSGTEDVVRVYAEAETQESADALAHEVSLAVYRMAGGVGDEPRPLH